One Trichomycterus rosablanca isolate fTriRos1 chromosome 10, fTriRos1.hap1, whole genome shotgun sequence DNA window includes the following coding sequences:
- the cbx7b gene encoding chromobox protein homolog 7 — translation MELSAIGEQVFAVESIIKKRVRKGNVEYLLKWKGWPPKYSTWEPAEHILDPRLVLAYEEKEHRDRGVGWRKRGPKPKRLLVKSIYPMGLRSAHKDLEKSPEHLHLSITQSLDPQAVQQKLPSKGDVYQQLVQHERKKRNTEEASEEDWECREVDEDEEESIRHEDAETDRATPNSNVETESWSTIPGKKEASLSVECEEWMPVLGSEDITVTDVTLNSLTITFREAFAAKGFFSSWELEL, via the exons ATGGAGCTGTCAGCTATAGGAGAGCAAGTGTTTGCTGTAGAATCCATCATAAAGAAAAGAGTGAGAAAG GGCAATGTGGAGTATTTACTAAAGTGGAAGGGATGGCCCCCAAA GTATAGCACTTGGGAACCTGCAGAGCATATCCTGGATCCTCGGCTTGTTCTAGCTTATGAGGAGAA AGAGCACCGGGACAGAGGGGTGGGCTGGCGAAAGAGGGGACCTAAACCAAAAAGGCTTCTTGTGAAG AGCATATATCCCATGGGGCTCCGCAGTGCACATAAAGATTTAGAGAAGTCTCCAGAACATCTGCATCTGTCTATTACACAATCCCTCGACCCACAGGCTGTACAGCAGAAGTTGCCCTCCAAAGGAGATGTATATCAGCAACTCGTTCAGCATGAGAGAAAGAAGCGAAACACTGAAGAAGCATCAGAGGAGGACTGGGAGTGTAGGGAGGTGGATGAAGATGAAGAGGAGAGCATTAGACACGAGGATGCAGAGACTGATAGAGCCACTCCAAACA GTAATGTGGAGACAGAGAGTTGGAGTACAATACCTGGGAAAAAAGAAGCATCACTATCAGTAGAGTGTGAGGAATGGATGCCGGTCTTGGGTTCAGAGGACATAACTGTGACTGATGTCACCCTCAATTCACTGACCATTACTTTCAGAGAGGCATTTGCTGCTAAGGGCTTCTTCAGCAGTTGGGAACTGGAACTCTAA